Proteins co-encoded in one Strix uralensis isolate ZFMK-TIS-50842 chromosome 2, bStrUra1, whole genome shotgun sequence genomic window:
- the CCDC70 gene encoding LOW QUALITY PROTEIN: coiled-coil domain-containing protein 70 (The sequence of the model RefSeq protein was modified relative to this genomic sequence to represent the inferred CDS: deleted 1 base in 1 codon; substituted 3 bases at 3 genomic stop codons): protein MSCSPYCTSHQQKLIKKLQIGKAFLEEIQSFQETMKGFLEEIKGFQKKKIRDFKMAIQAFWEEQKPIXEEEAAFXEEEKAIQEEAGAFWRVXCDFWKDYNAFWKKDEDFWKDQLLWEKDSILLDEDRVLWAEEEALWADETALLEEEKALWEDEEALQEDEKTSRSMKC from the exons ATGTCCTGCTCTCCCTACTGCACCTCCCACCAGCAGAAGCTCATCAAGAAGCTGCAGATTGGGAAAGCCTTTCTGGAGGAAATTCAGAGCTTTCAGGAGACAATGAAGGGATTTCTGGAGGAGATCAAgggctttcaaaaaaaaaaaatcagagatttcAAGATGGCCATCCAAGCTTTCTGGGAAGAGCAAAAGCCCATCTAGGAGGAAGAAGCTGCCttttaggaggaagaaaaggctaTTCAGGAGGAAGCAGGGGCCTTCTGGAGGGTATAATGTGATTTCTGGAAGGACTATAATGCTTTCTGG AAAAAGGatgaggatttctggaaagacCAGCTCCTCTGGGAGAAAGACAGCATCCTTCTGGATGAGGACAGAGTCCTGTGGGCAGAAGAAGAAGCTCTGTGGGCAGATGAAACAGCTCTCCTGGAAGAGGAGAAAGCTCTCTGGGAAGATGAGGAGGCCCTCCAGGAAGATGAAAAAACCTCAAGGAGTATGAAATGTTGA